TCGAAAGCATCTGAGAGCCTTTATTGAGGAGAAGTTCCACACTTCAGATATTGCTTTCGGACTGATAGAAGAAGACTTCTTGGATTGCCTACAACGCTACTCTGTCGGAGAGCTGGGGCATTCGCAAGGTCATTATCGTAAGATGGCTTTAGCGGTGAAGAAGGTCTGCCGTCTGGCATATCGTGAAGGGTTGATAACACGACAACTGTTTGCTCACGTAACGATCGAACGAGGAGAGAACAAACGACCTCGTGCATTGGATAGGGCATCATTGGATAAGTTGCAGAGCCTCACCTTTGAGCCGTATGAAGTGGAGCTGGAGACTGCTCGTGACCTTTTTCTCTTCGCTTGCTATACGGGTGTTGCCTACTGCGATATGGTTGCCCTTAGTCGGGAGCATCTCTTTACGGACGATGAGGGGGCTTTATGGCTGAAGTTCCGCAGACAAAAGACCAATACCCTTTGCCGTGTGAAGCTCCTATCTGAAGCGGTGCGTCTGATAGAGCGATATCAATCGGAAGAACGAACTACGCTCTTTGCTCCTATTCCTTATTCGGTTTACCTCGCCCACCTCAAAGCTCTACAACTTCGAGCTGGTATCTCTATTCCCCTTTCGGCACACGTTGGTCGCCATACCTTTGCTACCTTGATTACTTTGGAGCGAGGCGTTCCCATTGAAACGGTGTGCCGCATGTTGGGGCATAGCAATATCCAAACGACCGAGCGATATGCTCATGTGACTCCGAAGAAGCTTTTCGATGAGTTTGAGCAATTCCTCTCTTTCACTGAAGACTTAACCTTAACCTTGTAAGAGCTATGCGCAGTACATTCAGAATACTATTCTACATCAATAAGAGCAAGACCAAAGCA
The sequence above is a segment of the Porphyromonas vaginalis genome. Coding sequences within it:
- a CDS encoding site-specific integrase, coding for MQTDKMKVLLYLKKSGLDRSGQAPIMGRITYGRTIAQFSCKLSCAPKLWNARESRLNGKSREAVATNGKLERLLLSAQSAYQTLCERGVVFTATDIKELLQGSMQSQITFLERYDQMLEEMKQKVGVEIKATALNSYFTIRKHLRAFIEEKFHTSDIAFGLIEEDFLDCLQRYSVGELGHSQGHYRKMALAVKKVCRLAYREGLITRQLFAHVTIERGENKRPRALDRASLDKLQSLTFEPYEVELETARDLFLFACYTGVAYCDMVALSREHLFTDDEGALWLKFRRQKTNTLCRVKLLSEAVRLIERYQSEERTTLFAPIPYSVYLAHLKALQLRAGISIPLSAHVGRHTFATLITLERGVPIETVCRMLGHSNIQTTERYAHVTPKKLFDEFEQFLSFTEDLTLTL